A window from Herbaspirillum sp. meg3 encodes these proteins:
- a CDS encoding ABC transporter substrate-binding protein has protein sequence MLGPVFKHAKHLVKAGLAVSFCVAAYSAQAQQQEIKIGVIYPLSGAAASTGAEMKDALELAADIINNGAKSVPNLPFSAGGGLPNLKGAKIKLVFADSQGNPQVGATEAERLITQEKVVAVVGAYFSNVTATTSQVAERYKVPYLNPESSSASLTQRGFKWFFRTTAHDDLFVTNFYEFFKELEAKKNIKISKLGAFNENTLWGNETTKLETKLSKDRGYDLVKTIVYPAKSTQLTSEVQLLKAAAPQVVLQSSYLGDAILSMKTYKELGFTPDMILANDAGFIDTEFVKTLGKDADYIVTRDVWSLDLAGKNPLIKQVNDLFNARFKINFTGNSSRTFTGLMTLADAINRAGSTDPEAIRKALSETNIPGNKLIMPWKGIKFDEHGQNTLSSGILLQIINGKYYTVWPFDMATRDIVWPMPKWDQRK, from the coding sequence ATGTTAGGTCCCGTCTTCAAACACGCTAAACATCTCGTCAAAGCCGGCCTCGCCGTGTCCTTCTGTGTTGCGGCCTATTCGGCGCAGGCACAGCAGCAGGAAATCAAGATCGGCGTCATCTACCCGCTCAGCGGTGCCGCCGCATCCACCGGCGCAGAAATGAAAGACGCGCTGGAACTGGCCGCCGACATCATCAACAACGGCGCCAAGAGCGTACCCAATCTGCCGTTCTCGGCCGGTGGCGGTCTGCCCAACCTGAAGGGCGCCAAGATCAAGCTGGTGTTCGCTGATTCGCAAGGCAACCCGCAAGTCGGCGCCACCGAAGCCGAGCGCCTGATCACGCAAGAGAAGGTTGTGGCGGTTGTCGGCGCCTATTTCAGCAACGTCACTGCCACCACCAGCCAGGTCGCAGAACGCTACAAGGTGCCTTACCTGAACCCGGAGTCGTCGTCGGCATCGCTGACCCAGCGCGGCTTCAAGTGGTTCTTCCGCACGACAGCGCATGACGATCTGTTCGTCACCAACTTCTATGAATTCTTCAAGGAGCTGGAAGCCAAGAAGAACATCAAGATCAGCAAGCTCGGCGCCTTCAACGAAAACACGTTGTGGGGCAACGAAACCACCAAGCTGGAAACCAAGCTGTCCAAGGACCGTGGCTACGATCTGGTGAAGACCATCGTCTATCCGGCCAAGAGCACCCAGCTGACCTCGGAAGTGCAGTTGCTCAAAGCCGCCGCACCGCAAGTCGTGCTGCAGTCGTCTTACCTCGGCGACGCCATCCTGTCGATGAAGACCTACAAGGAACTGGGCTTCACGCCGGACATGATCCTGGCCAACGACGCCGGTTTCATCGATACGGAATTTGTGAAAACCCTGGGCAAGGATGCCGACTACATCGTCACCCGTGACGTCTGGTCACTCGATCTGGCCGGCAAGAATCCGCTGATCAAGCAAGTCAACGATCTGTTCAACGCACGCTTCAAGATCAATTTCACCGGCAACTCGTCGCGCACCTTCACCGGTCTGATGACACTGGCTGATGCGATCAACCGTGCCGGTTCCACCGATCCGGAAGCAATCCGCAAGGCGCTGTCGGAAACCAATATTCCAGGCAACAAACTGATCATGCCGTGGAAGGGCATCAAGTTCGACGAGCACGGCCAGAACACGCTGAGCTCCGGCATTCTGCTGCAAATCATCAACGGCAAGTACTACACCGTGTGGCCGTTCGACATGGCAACGCGCGACATCGTGTGGCCGATGCCGAAGTGGGATCAACGCAAGTAA
- a CDS encoding branched-chain amino acid ABC transporter permease produces the protein MLKTTSSLPLTPGASVNGFNKIHALLVALLVLALALPLYITSPSHQNLAILILMAAQIGVSWNIVGGYAGQVSLGHVAFYGIGAYTSAILFSIYGINPWFAMIVGGVLAALVSLVIGWSCFRLKGHYFAMATIAVAEIIQIVFTNWDFAGAAVGLTIPMGEGGWANMIFASKEPYYYIALGLLLITLLANFIIERSFLGYYFRAIKDEPDAARSLGVSLSRYKQIAFAVSSFFTAMGGSLYAQKELYIDPASVLGTGMSIKMALVAILGGIGTLFGPLVGAGLLTAIEEGTRTLFGGSGRGTDLIIYAALIIVIAVYYPNGILGYLKSTFARRKAVKAQAENAAKEESK, from the coding sequence ATGCTCAAAACCACTTCCAGTCTGCCACTGACGCCGGGCGCGTCAGTCAACGGCTTCAACAAAATCCACGCCTTGCTGGTCGCGCTGCTGGTGCTCGCGCTGGCATTGCCGCTCTACATCACCAGCCCGTCGCACCAGAATCTTGCGATCCTGATCCTGATGGCGGCGCAGATCGGCGTGTCGTGGAACATCGTCGGCGGTTACGCCGGCCAGGTCTCGCTGGGCCACGTCGCGTTTTACGGTATCGGCGCTTACACCTCGGCGATCCTGTTCTCGATCTATGGCATCAATCCATGGTTTGCCATGATCGTCGGCGGCGTCCTTGCAGCCCTGGTCAGCCTGGTGATCGGCTGGTCCTGCTTCCGTCTCAAGGGCCATTACTTTGCGATGGCCACGATTGCAGTGGCGGAAATCATTCAGATCGTCTTCACCAACTGGGACTTCGCCGGTGCAGCCGTCGGTCTGACGATTCCGATGGGCGAGGGCGGTTGGGCCAACATGATCTTCGCCAGCAAGGAACCGTACTACTACATCGCGCTGGGTCTGCTGCTGATCACGCTGCTGGCCAACTTCATCATCGAACGCAGCTTCCTCGGCTATTACTTCCGCGCCATCAAGGATGAGCCGGATGCCGCGCGCAGCCTCGGTGTCAGCCTGTCCCGCTACAAGCAGATCGCGTTCGCCGTCAGCAGTTTTTTCACCGCCATGGGCGGCAGCCTGTACGCGCAGAAAGAGCTCTACATCGATCCGGCCTCGGTGCTTGGCACCGGCATGTCGATCAAGATGGCGCTGGTGGCCATCCTCGGTGGCATCGGCACCTTGTTCGGCCCGCTGGTCGGCGCCGGTCTGCTGACTGCGATCGAAGAAGGCACGCGCACCCTGTTCGGCGGCTCAGGCCGGGGCACCGATCTGATCATCTACGCCGCGCTGATCATAGTGATCGCGGTGTACTACCCGAACGGCATCCTCGGCTATTTGAAGAGCACGTTCGCACGCCGCAAAGCCGTCAAGGCGCAAGCAGAAAACGCCGCCAAGGAGGAATCCAAATGA
- a CDS encoding ABC transporter ATP-binding protein yields MLQVRNLRASYDGVLALSKVDIDVKPGSLVALVGGNGNGKSTTLRAIAGLNKVDAGSIVFDNTDIGKVPPFDRVGLGLSLVPEGRRLFGRLTVQRNLELGAYTRSNKHEIEESIEDMYATFPIIKERRHQLAGTMSGGEQQMLAIARGLMAKPRLLLLDEPSWGIAPKFVTKVLDTIQQVNAKGVSILLVEQNLHKALAIADYGYVIQTGRIVMQGTGDELLHNEDIKKAYLGGL; encoded by the coding sequence ATGCTACAGGTGAGAAATCTGCGAGCCAGCTACGACGGCGTGTTGGCCCTGTCCAAAGTCGACATCGACGTCAAGCCGGGCAGTCTGGTGGCGCTGGTAGGCGGCAACGGCAACGGCAAATCGACCACGCTGCGTGCGATTGCCGGTCTCAACAAGGTCGACGCCGGCAGCATCGTCTTCGACAACACCGACATCGGCAAGGTGCCGCCTTTTGACCGCGTCGGTCTCGGTCTGTCGCTGGTGCCGGAAGGCCGCCGTCTGTTCGGCCGCCTGACCGTGCAGCGCAATCTGGAACTGGGTGCTTATACGCGCAGCAACAAGCACGAGATCGAAGAGTCGATCGAAGACATGTATGCGACTTTTCCGATCATCAAGGAACGCCGTCATCAGCTGGCCGGCACCATGAGCGGCGGCGAGCAGCAGATGCTGGCGATTGCGCGCGGCCTGATGGCCAAGCCGCGTCTGCTGTTGCTGGACGAGCCGTCGTGGGGTATTGCTCCCAAGTTCGTCACCAAGGTGCTCGACACGATCCAGCAAGTCAACGCCAAGGGCGTGTCGATCCTGCTGGTGGAGCAGAACCTGCACAAGGCGCTGGCGATTGCGGATTATGGCTACGTGATTCAGACCGGCCGCATCGTGATGCAAGGCACCGGCGACGAACTGCTGCACAACGAAGACATCAAGAAGGCTTACCTCGGAGGGCTGTGA
- a CDS encoding branched-chain amino acid ABC transporter permease: MTWEILVQTLASGLLIGLIYALVAIGLTLIFGVMDIVNFAHGEFLMFGMYSSFWLFALYALDPIFTLPLTALFLFALGTVLYKLVIRKITNAPMVSQIFTTFGLMILFRGIAQFFWKADFRTVENSMVAGHVSLGGIQIGSPQLTAGIGAIVVTGVIYAFLTRTKLGAALEATAADKEAAQLMGIDSQKMFALAWGVGAACAGVAGALLSTFFPIFPEVGANFILIAFVVVNLGGFGSVVGALIAGVLVGVIEVMGGLFLGPQYKMAIVLVLFLTVLMFRPQGLMGKA; this comes from the coding sequence ATGACTTGGGAAATTTTGGTGCAGACCCTGGCGTCCGGTTTGTTGATCGGACTGATTTATGCGCTCGTAGCGATTGGTCTCACGCTGATCTTCGGCGTCATGGACATCGTCAATTTCGCGCATGGCGAATTCCTGATGTTCGGTATGTATTCCAGCTTCTGGCTGTTCGCGCTGTATGCGCTGGATCCTATTTTTACCTTGCCGCTGACGGCCTTGTTCCTGTTCGCGCTGGGTACCGTGCTGTACAAGCTGGTGATTCGCAAGATCACCAATGCGCCGATGGTGTCGCAGATCTTCACGACTTTCGGGCTGATGATCCTGTTCCGCGGCATCGCGCAGTTCTTTTGGAAGGCTGATTTCCGTACGGTTGAAAACTCGATGGTCGCCGGGCATGTGTCCCTTGGCGGCATCCAGATCGGTTCGCCCCAGCTCACAGCCGGCATCGGCGCAATCGTGGTCACCGGCGTGATCTATGCCTTCCTGACTCGTACCAAACTTGGCGCTGCGCTGGAAGCGACGGCGGCCGACAAGGAAGCGGCACAGCTCATGGGCATCGATTCGCAAAAAATGTTCGCGCTGGCCTGGGGCGTCGGCGCTGCCTGTGCCGGTGTAGCGGGGGCATTGCTGTCGACCTTCTTTCCTATCTTTCCGGAGGTCGGCGCCAACTTCATCCTGATCGCCTTCGTGGTGGTGAACCTGGGCGGCTTCGGCAGCGTGGTCGGCGCGCTGATCGCCGGGGTGCTGGTCGGTGTGATCGAAGTGATGGGCGGTCTGTTTCTCGGGCCGCAATACAAGATGGCGATCGTGCTGGTGCTGTTCCTGACGGTGCTGATGTTCCGTCCGCAAGGATTGATGGGCAAGGCCTGA
- a CDS encoding ABC transporter ATP-binding protein, translating to MSLLRVENVYKKFGGLTANQDISFTVQAGEIVGLIGPNGAGKTTMFNCIAGYSPPTTGDIWLEDMKISGMTPEQCARVGIGRTFQVARTFTSMTALENVMVGVFLNERGVGAARRTAQELLDFVNLGRFADKPAGSMTISEQRRLAVARALAVKPKLLLMDEVMAGLNPTEVRETVDVVLKIRDQGISCLIVEHVLEGIMPIANQIVVLDYGKKIADGSPHDVSNDPHVIAAYLGDE from the coding sequence ATGAGTCTGTTACGTGTTGAAAACGTCTACAAGAAATTCGGCGGCCTGACCGCGAACCAGGATATTTCCTTCACGGTCCAGGCCGGTGAAATCGTCGGCCTGATCGGCCCCAACGGCGCCGGCAAGACCACCATGTTCAACTGCATCGCCGGCTATTCGCCGCCGACCACGGGCGACATCTGGCTGGAGGACATGAAAATTTCCGGCATGACGCCGGAGCAATGCGCGCGTGTCGGCATCGGCCGCACCTTTCAGGTGGCACGCACCTTCACCAGCATGACCGCGCTGGAAAACGTGATGGTCGGCGTCTTCCTCAACGAGCGTGGCGTCGGTGCCGCGCGCCGCACCGCGCAGGAGCTGCTCGACTTCGTCAACCTCGGCCGCTTCGCCGACAAGCCGGCCGGCAGCATGACCATCAGCGAACAACGTCGCCTTGCCGTGGCGCGTGCGCTGGCGGTCAAACCAAAGTTGCTGCTGATGGATGAAGTCATGGCCGGTCTCAACCCGACTGAAGTGCGCGAGACCGTGGACGTCGTGCTGAAGATTCGCGACCAGGGCATTTCCTGCCTGATCGTGGAACACGTGCTGGAAGGCATCATGCCGATCGCCAACCAGATCGTGGTGCTCGACTACGGCAAGAAGATTGCCGACGGTTCGCCGCACGACGTATCCAATGATCCGCATGTGATCGCCGCTTATTTGGGAGATGAATGA